AGGACAAACATAGTTACAGAGACATCTAACATTTCTCTCATTATTACAGAAGAACGAATAACCCTGTATATCACTAGTTCTCTGTTCTGATTCTCATTGTAGCTGTGGTATTCAATTAAAGTCCCAAATACAGGTCAACTCAACTCTTCTGCGTAATTATCATTTAAGTCCCAACTACAAACACCCCAGCCATGCCTCACAAGTAAAAAGTTCTACTGCAACCAAATAATTCAGGTgcttctgagttttaaaaatatatattgaatcacATCATCTAGTATGATAAAGAATCAAGAAAGAATCAGGTGAAAAGCAGATGATCACATACTATGTACAAATCTACTGAAATACCAAACACTGCAGAGCAGGCCTAAGAACATTCCTAATGTTAAGAGACTAGGGCTAAATTTGAATCAATGTTTGGCTAGTTAATGAtaccaaataaaaggaaaatggtgTCTTAAGGCACTATGGCTATAGTTCTTATTTCATCTTTTCCTAACAGTCTATTAGGAGAGAAGACTTCCCCCACTTAGACATTCCAGAAGAAacctttcaacaaacaaaagaagcACTTTAGATGGCTCCACAATGCAGACAACACAGCAATCCTCTATCCTGGGCATAGCAGCAAGTCTGAACAGGAAATAGGATTAAGATCACGTATTACAGGCCTCTCTGACATTAAACAGAACCAGTTGATGACATAAACAAATAGTGTTCACCCAGGAGTTTAAAAGCCTTTGTGAAAATACACATCTGTTGACAATCTTCAAGTTGTTTATTGGAAAtcacagatttatttttaaaaaccctctaATTATTTTGCCATATAAGaggaaaattcaaataatataaataacattttggtataaaattaataatatggaAAATAGATGTAAGCCAACCAAGAGGTAAAAAGTTTTTAGCAATAATACTGTATATAACCATCAATTGACCATCCAGGCTGAaagtttattttccctttattgaTGACTTTTAAAAGATAGCCTTGCACTGAAGCaccaaaaagtttttttccttcctttttaaaaggtTGGAATCCTTTATTTACAATTATTCTTCTCAGTACTTTAAGTCTGATGAAGGAAGTATCTAGCaatttccttattaaaaaaaggaagtgcCTTCATATTTCCTCTAAATTTAATGTTTCATTCTgtgttaaggaaaaataaaagatgaacacAATTGAAGGGAGCTCTTTCACAAATAAATAACTGTTTCACAAAAGTATTGATGTAAACAAGATCATTTTGATGGGCAGAGACAAGGATGTTCTCAACCAAAAGCAAATTTAAACAGTTACAAGTATAGATACACAGGGCATATATATGACCAAAGGACAAATGGTATTAAAGGAtcaactaataaaaattaattacaaacCTGCTTTGTCAAAATGCACTTTTGTTctctacagtttttaaaattggtcagaaattttaaattgtaatgaTCTAAAAACCCTGAACCTACTCTGAAAGTAACTACAAACTAGAATGTTTGACACCGTAGTTTTGACATGAGTTAAAAATGCTAAATTATCTCAACAATCAATGTAAACAAGCtttgattttcaaaatagaaaaaattaacaaaaagttTCTGTAAACAATGAAAAGCTACCTGcaacaaattatatatacatatatatgtgtgtgtgtgtgtgtgtgtgtatatatttatatatcatcaTCATCCAGTTATGTATATTGAgaattcttttttagtttttttgtgtgtttcagaCATCATTTCAAGTGATACATCTTAGTTTTCCCTAACACACACCTTTGCAGACAAAGTGTTTATAATCAGTTTAACTGCTTTTGCTGAAGTCATTAGTTTGCCTTTCATATAATCCCCCTAACAACAGACCTCACCTAGTTCTTTCTGTAGTGAGGGGAGGTTGTTTGTATCATAGCCACATTGTCATCCTGCCATGTAAAATAAATCTAACTTCCGCTATTGGATCTCAGCCACATCTCTTTTATTACAAGGAACATACAGCTTTACAAATGTTTTAAACTTCATTCAGGTGACTTTTCTATCACTTTCATTCTGAAATATTTAGAAGCTGAATATCACCTCTGATAAGTCATTTTcctgaaagaatacatttttttagcTACTACAGTTTTGACGTTTAAAACTCTCAGTTTTAAAAGCTAAACTCAAAACCAACTGGTTTATGAGACCCTGTTGGAGAAGGGTGGGCTGATTTTAGTAATTAATACAATTTAgacattaaaacatttattttataaattatggaGAAAAGAATCTCATAATGTTCTATCTTTCATTTTGAATTCTTCTCCATTATTATATTCCTTTATGTAAACTACATTCAAATAGCTGCCTTAAAAACAGACcgatactgaatattttaaaaccagttgaaatttcattaaattattgATAAAATCAACCTATTTGAATTAGCAATGATTTATCTCTAGCAAAGGACCCTCTGAGTAAGACACTGTCCATGTTTTGTGTCATtgtctaataataataataataaaacataataaagtaCTAGTTAGGATAGAGCTAATGACTTCTCAAATTTCAcattaaactttgaaaaaatatataaatatatttaaaatgactcCAATACTGTCCAGGTAAAATAGCTACATGAATGTGACAGTAAATGATTTGGCGGTTTATAAAGAAATTGTGTATCTTCTCCTAAGTCTCCCCTGAAGAACAGGAAACTTTCTTTGACCAGGTTCATGTACTTTCATCCATGCCAGTCCTCCCTTGCCCCCACCAACTCCCTCAAGTGCTCTTTAATAAGTACCTGGTCCAACAACATAtccatttctttgaaatgttGTGCTATACATTTACTTGGTATTTTCCAAAAGCAGTTTTCCTAACACCTAGGCACCTTAATAACTTTTCTACTCCTCCAATATACACATGGTACTGAGAACTTAAAATtccctttagttttgttttcatatgctgctgctgctgctgctgctgctgctaagtcgagtcagtcgtgtctgactctgtgcgaccgcatagacggcagcccaccaggctcctctgtccctgggattctccaggcaagaatactggagtgggttgccatttccttctccaatgcatgaaagtgaaaagtgaaagtgaagttgctcagtcatgtcagactcttagcaaccccatggactgcagcctaccaggctcctccatccatggggttttcatATGAACCTTGTCTAAATCTAAATTCCTTGAAATGAATTTAGGCAATGAAGTAGGTAAGTTATATTGAAGGGCTTCTAGAATCAAAGAAACATTCTGATAGACTAGGCTTTCAAAATATTCCTTTGTTCTTCATATTCATTTCTCTTATGGTATAGACAaacatttaaaagtttctttatCCAGGTTTGGCTCAGTGACAGTGATAAAATACAACATTCAAGTACTATTAGGCAAAGGCAGCCCTACAGGGATATGTATCCACATAGGTCAGTTTGCAAAGGAGGACTATCTTAATTATTCTGCAGTACATCTGACCAAAGAAAccttttgaaattgtttttacttttgggTCTGTGGCATCCATCCAGAGGTCCTGAAGGTCTTCTACATGCCCATGAGATGTCATCATTTTTTCATAGATGCAAGGATGGTAAGGGGTTTTACCTTCCCCGGAAAAAAACACATGGTATTGTGGTACTATCCCTATTTTATTGGCACAGAGGCCCATGAACACATCATCTATGTAAAGGCTAGAGTTAAGTGTCTGTGATGCCTCATAGACTTTGGCAGCCACATCACCAGAGATCACGTAGGCGGCTCCAGCAGTATAGTCAGGGTAAGCTGGCCACTGGTACATTTCATAAGAAACATAGTATTTGCTGCGTTTGTCTCTAACGGGAGGGGCACCACGGTGAACACGACCAACCCAAAAGTCTTGAACACCAATTTGTTCTAAACTTTGAAGGTATTCAATAAGATTTGGCATGTGAATAAATATGTCGTCATCAGCAGTCATGAGGAATTTGGCATGTGGACAAAAGCGATTTGCCCAACTGAACTGGAGAAGAAATTTAAGAGTAAGATTATAGAAAGAATCAGCAAAGTCTTGCTGAATTATATCATTGTACAttttatcttcccaaaccagcCTTTTCTGAAGTCTTTCTCTTATCAGTGGGTCAGAAGGTGTTCCTAAGACAAACAGAGTTTTGATGTTGGCGTTAAGTTGAGAGCAAACATACTTCTCGTTGCCCCACGTTTTCCTAATGGCAGAACGGCGATTGTAATTTTCAGGCGCAGTCTTTACAAACAGTAAGAGCAGGACATCTTGCATTTGACACTTATCCTCATGGTTAATCAAGTACTGGTAACGAGGAACCCCCTCCTCGCTGCGCTTAAGAGACAGGCTGTCATTCACAAAATTGTAGCTATTTATGAGGTATCTGTAAGAGTAGGACTTCATATGGCTCACGATGTGATTATCGATCGGTATCCAGAAGAACATCAGGCTTAGTACAAAACAAGTGGCAAATAACTGAATAAACTGCCATTTTTTTACTCTCCTGCCACTAACAAACATTCTGACGTCCAtccagttctgtttttatttagggTCAGTTTTAAATGAGTGCTTGCTTCTTCAAAACCATAGGACTGTGTATTCTGTAGAACAGATGTCCATGTTggtcattaaaaatgtaaaaggagctccttatttcataaaatattttcttttaataccaTTTTTTTCGGAGACCACAAAAGAACGGAACACGCTGCAGAGTGACGCTGGCACATCAGAATGCTCCCACTCTGACATCCTTCATTAAGTTCAAGGATTGGCCTTACGCAGCTATTCTGTGTAGTCCTTTTTGTGAAAGTTAAGTGCAACCTATtagagtcaggaagagaaaaaaattacaagtgaATGGATTACTGAGTTACCAGAAAGAAACATACTCTTAATTCCTTAAAAACAATATGTAACCTGACTGATCTGGATAAAATGTGATGGGGCAGCTGGTGTTGAGTAGACGCATAcagctgtttattttttcaggGGAATCCGAGGAAAGGGAAAGAACCACCCTCTACCTTTTTCTCATTCAGAATACAAAGACCCTTTTCTCTTCTCAAGCCTAGGAAGAAAACCTCCAAAATGTCTGTCATCTTACATACCTAAAGTTCAAGTTTCTTAAATGGGTATGTCCATGAATATATTGACTTGGAATACAGTCACAATGAAAGCAGCTATATAGTTCAAGGAACAATACTCAATGAAACGAAAGttcataatagtaaaaatacattAAAGCTTGCCCCAGACAAGGCAGAAATaggaataatatatattttttcaaaccaAGATtcataatcaagaagttgagatATGCTTCTCAAAAGCATAGTCCCAACTCTCTAACCAAAGTGGCTTTTCTGTACAGtcatcttgtttctgttttcttccatttggaAACTCCATAGGCACCTTgaatttaacattttcaaaaccaACTGCACACACTGAGAGCACCAGGCAGTACCGGCCTAACCTGGGTGGTGGGGCCTTTCACATCCAGCTGTATTTCCCGTTGCCCAAGGTAACTCCACACGAGGGTGATAACTGCACAAGCGAGGCATGCAAAAAGCCCAAGGAGGACAGGAGATCAGAACCAAGCCTTGGTGATAATTCAGAGATCAGCACAGGTAAACTTTTAtccctaagggtatagatttttaaattgctagcacttcactttcactttccactttcattggagaaggaaatggcaacccactccagtgttcttgcctggagaatcccatggacggagaaacctggtaggttgcagtccatggggtagcacagagtcgggcacgactgcagcgacttagcagcagcagcagcaccacttAGGAAGCCTCAAaagctttaaaacaaagaaagaaagaaagaaaaaggaaaagcataAAAGAGAATGGCAGAGTGCATTGAAAGTAGTTAGGTATCATTTTGTGAAATTTTAAGTTTTGTGTGTAAATACCTTCAGGGTTGTAAAGtaaaatgcatttctgttgtaAAGTAAAATGCAAAAAAGTGAGGAATACTGCTGTAAGGGCTAGATCAATATTGGTAATTTGCCCCTTGGTTTGGGTGGTCATGGCAGACTGAATGAATACTCTAGGGTAGGAtgaaagaagactcttgagcgtcccttggactgaaaggagatcaaaacagtcaatcctaaaggaaatcaaccctgaatattcattggaaggactgatgctgaagctgaagctccaataccgatactgaaggactgaagctgaaactccaaaaatccccctgatgtgaaaagccgactcattggaaaagattgatgctaggaaagattgaaggtaggagcagaaggggacgacagaggacaagatggttgaatggcatcaccaattcaatggacatgagtttgagcaaactctgggagatagtgaaggaaaagggaagcctagcgggctgcagtccatggggttgcaaagtcagacaagattgagtgactgaacaataacaagggTGAGAGACAGCAAGAAACATCCGTTTCTGATGGTGGCATCTGCTTACACTTTGCAAAACTGCTTTCATTGGGGaggtggagtgggggaggggcactTCCTCTCAGTCTTAACTGTGCTCACTTAGGTAAGGCCCAGCTCTGAAGGCCCAGCCTTCTGCCTCTTCCACAATACACAAAGAAGGAACTGGAAGCTTCATGCAAAGTAACAGAGAATCTCTAACGGCAGATTTTAAGACAGCTTAAGTGTTTAAGAATTCTAAGAAAAATCTCAATTGAAACTAATTTGCTGTTTCTATTCCAAGAGATCCCgggaaggaaacaaaaagaagagtAACCTTTGGAACCACAGGCAAAACTAGCTTCCCATTTCTGAGCAGCTGCACTCACTATGTTCCAAGGGCAGCTTTGCTTTGCACCTATTCATGGTTGTCTACAAGACGGAGCTTCTTGCTAGACAATCAGCCCACCTGCCCAACTCTGCCAGCACCCACTTGCACCCTGGACTCATAGAGGCCCTACTCTCTCTCCCATGAATGTGTGCTAATCTGGATGAGCAACAACTATAGCAGCAACACTCTATCACTATCTGTCACCAAACAGCCAGCCCATAACACTTGTTTTGTCCCCTTCCACCCTACCACGTgtatatttccttcattttcctaTACTCCTTCAACTGTTCCCAATTGGCCTCTAAGAGTCACAACTGCTTTCTGAAAAATTACAAAGAACTAGTCATGAAGCCAACAACCCACACTACTTCTTTAGGCTCAGAACAGTGTGTGAAGTTCTAAGACACAGTTTCTCCACCCACAGCTGCTTGAACTGTTGGAGCCACTGTTTACATCAGTCACAACCAAATCTCCCTGATGTGATGATGTGAGTGTTGATGTGATGAGGGGAAGATCTGGGAATTCATAGAACCCGGCTTCTCTAATAACAAAAGAACACCCCCACTCCTCCAAAGTGAACTTAGTTATTAGGATGGCTTTTTCCAACCAAAAGCAAAAGTACCTCCATGATCTAAATTCATCTGTTAAAACTAAACAACATTGTCCCAACCCTGGTGTTGCTGATGGAGACCATTCATAGGCAATCAAGGCTCACCCTTCTGGTTCACACTGTCATAAAGCTTCTCTAAGGCACATCTTCTAGCTTCTGTATTCACAGTGCTAGGCTGGGGGCTACAGTGAAGCCCACAGGCCTGCCTGACCTAGAGAAAGAAAACGCTGGACCTAACAGGAAACAAAGCGATCCCAATACTGAATGTGAGCTCAGCAACCATCTACAACAGAATGCTGTGGGTGCAGCTTCCTTTGTGCCCACAGTGCAGCTGGGTGACCAATCAACTGTCGAAACCAGGGCTGCCCGGTTTGGGGCCAGGTTTATTGTATAACCTTAGGCACCCCTCACTGCACTCTGCTGCAGTGACTCAATCTGTAAACTGGGGGCAAAGATCAAAGTATTGTTACTGAGCGAATACAAAAATTACAGATGACTTCAGAGCCTGCTGAAAATAGGAAACAGGGAAGGCTCTACGAGAGAACAGGACAAAGAGCTCCTTAGGGGAAAATATGCAAATATCTGGAATATAACTTGGGTTTGCTTCTGTCTGGATTGAGAGGAAGGTATAGAtatcctcagttttctctttcctAAAGAAGTAGTCAGAAGAATAAGAAGTTTGAGTGGATAAGAAGTTGAGTAGGAATATCAAAAGAATGTGGCAGACCTCACCCCAAATACTTTTCAGTCTGGGAGCTGTGCCCCTCAACCACTCAAGAATATTTCTTCACAAGAGAGCTCTTCAAACTTCTctgattaaaaacagaaaacaaaacaattaatGCATCTAGAGGCTACAGGTTTCCCAAAATGAACCCTgacttttctctgcttcattccTGCTGTCAACTCATTTCTTtgttgagtttacttttgtaatCCTAAAGTATTATGCAGAACCTGCTACAAATTTTGAAGTTTTAGTTAAGATGATGAGGTTggcattttaatttcaagttaaACAACCCCAATGTTGTTTCAGTTAATTTCAGTGTCCAATGTTTCAGTTAATcctacaagtgtgtgtgtgtgtttgctataGAAATACACCGGGCATGGCGGCAGTCATGAGGTAGTATTTTCTGGTCTCTGCTCTGAAAGCACCAACAATCTAGTTGAGACAAGACTCACAGCATGCATGTGGAAACACAGTTCCCCTGGACAACAACAGGCATGTCACAGTAAGGTTCACTCTGTATGTCAGCACCAATCTGGGTCATACCTGCTCTAGGCACAATAGGAGTGTCCCTGGGAGGAGAAATCAGTGACAGCTAGATCACAAGGGCCTAGGATGATCAGGATTTAGGTGGTTGcagaaggacaaggaagcagTTTCAggcaacaaaggaaagaaatacaataTGGCAAATATTTGAGAAACAGGCCTGTATTAATATTTGAAAGCAGGGAGGCTGGGGTGTACTTATGGAGAACCTTGAAAATAAGGCAGAGAAGACAGTGAGTGCCCAGGGCAGCAAgtcctttttgtttttagtgataACTCCCTTGTCAATATTTATTAAGCTTTATGCAGAAATCTGGCAGTGGTACGAAGGATGCAGGATTCCTAGAGATCAGACTCTGGGTAATATCAGGACCTTGTACTGAAGCaggcaggcttctctggtggctcagcctgtaaagaatccacctgaaaagcaggagactggggtttggtccctgggttgggaagatcccctggagaagagaatggctacccagtccagtattcttgcctggagaatcccacggacagaggagcctggtgggctacagtccacggggtcagagagagtcagacatgactgagaagcaGAGCACACACATACTAAAGCAAGATGAGGTAAAAGGGGTCtagtccaagatggtggaggtagggagggaaggaagggataaAGATGACCTtcttgactctgtgggagaagaagagagtgggatgatctgagagaatagcactgaaacatgtatattatcatatgtgaaacagattaccagtccaggttcgatgtatgagacagggtgctcagggctggtgcactgggatgatccagagggatgggatggggagggaggtgcgaggggggttcaggatggggaacacatgtacacccatggctgattcatgtcaatgtatggcaaaacccactacaatatggtaaagtaattagcctccaattaaaataaataattttttctaaaaaagccTCAGTGGCATGTGATGAGTGACCTGGGACAGGGAgtaaaggagaggagaaaaatcTAGGTTCAAGCATTACTGACAAAGGAGGGAAAACTGGTTTCCTGAGTCAGGAATGAGGTGGCAACACATTTGCTTTTAAGCTGTGTTGATGGAGATGTTAAGAGAGACAGCAAGTAGGTAAGCCCAGCAGGTAATCTGAGCCTGGAAGCAGACAGCACTGAAATCCAGCGGGCGCCCTGAATTATAAAGACAATGGCGGCCATGAACATGGGTGAACTCTCAAGGAAGAAGAGCTGAGCAAAGGCCCAGAGGAATAGTCAACTCAGGGGAAGGAGACAATGGAGGagtcaaagaaaagagaaactattTTAAAGGGCTGGTTCATCAGAAAGTTTAGATGGGGTAATAAAGGTCAAGGGAAACAGTCAGAAGGCAGGGCAGACAAGGCCTGTCATGGAGCTCAAGTGGGAAGACAGACCTGGAGCAAACAGTGAGCGCTGTGCTGGGAGCCCGGGGGCTCTCAAGGCTGGGCGtaggtggggctggggaaggcaTCTTCCGGGAAAAGCAGCAGCACTAAATTCAGACCAGAGTAAtggtaactagagaaagccagtgggtttgaattaaaaaacatctatttgttttttgtttctaattaagAAACACCTATTTGTTTCTTAACCACTATTTTAGACCACCATTGTAATGCATTAACAACATCCAATCTTAGAGAAACCATATTTCTACATCTTACCTAGAGGACATGTGACACTC
The sequence above is a segment of the Bos mutus isolate GX-2022 chromosome 1, NWIPB_WYAK_1.1, whole genome shotgun sequence genome. Coding sequences within it:
- the B3GNT5 gene encoding lactosylceramide 1,3-N-acetyl-beta-D-glucosaminyltransferase: MDVRMFVSGRRVKKWQFIQLFATCFVLSLMFFWIPIDNHIVSHMKSYSYRYLINSYNFVNDSLSLKRSEEGVPRYQYLINHEDKCQMQDVLLLLFVKTAPENYNRRSAIRKTWGNEKYVCSQLNANIKTLFVLGTPSDPLIRERLQKRLVWEDKMYNDIIQQDFADSFYNLTLKFLLQFSWANRFCPHAKFLMTADDDIFIHMPNLIEYLQSLEQIGVQDFWVGRVHRGAPPVRDKRSKYYVSYEMYQWPAYPDYTAGAAYVISGDVAAKVYEASQTLNSSLYIDDVFMGLCANKIGIVPQYHVFFSGEGKTPYHPCIYEKMMTSHGHVEDLQDLWMDATDPKVKTISKGFFGQMYCRIIKIVLLCKLTYVDTYPCRAAFA